One Danio rerio strain Tuebingen ecotype United States chromosome 22, GRCz12tu, whole genome shotgun sequence genomic window carries:
- the rgs2 gene encoding regulator of G-protein signaling 2 (The RefSeq protein has 5 substitutions compared to this genomic sequence), producing MDRLTKMRTASPDSGREHLINYRNSEEMTEQSQIKKKSWRPRIFFSTLPLKESQNTSPQKKSHLPTTEEVSQWAQSLDNLLSSKCGLNFFRLFIKSELCEENLDFWLACEEFRKIRSRSKLKSKAKSIYNEFIKPDSPKEINLDYNMKEMLQQSLLIPTPCTFKVAQHRVLYLMEHNSYPRFLESELYQTLCRLAEGKQ from the exons ATGGACAGATTGACCAAAATGAGAACTGCCAGTCCAGATTCAGGCAGGGAGCATTTGATCAACTATAGGAACTCTGAGGAGATGACGGAACAAAGCCAGATAAA AAAGAAAAGCTGGAGGCCGAGAATATTCTTCAGCACTTCACCTTTAAAGGAATCACAGAACACCACGCCACAGAAAAAATCACACTT GCCAACTACTGAAGAAGTGAGTCAGTGGGCACAGTCTCTGGACAATCTACTAAgcagcaaat GTGGACTGAACTTTTTCCGTCTCTTCATAAAGTCTGAGCTCTGCGAGGAGAATCTTGACTTCTGGTTGGCCTGTGAGGAGTTCAGAAAGATCCGCTCGCGATCAAAACTCAAATCCAAGGCAAAATCAATATACAACGAATTCATCAAACCAGACTCTCCAAAAGAG ATCAACCTGGACTATAACACGAAAGAGATGCTGCAGCAGAGCTTCCTCATCCCAACACCGTGTACTTTCAAAGTGGCACAACACCGAGTTTTATACCTGATGGAGCACAACTCCTACCCTCGCTTTCTGGAGTCAGAGCTTTACCAGAAGCTGTGCAGATTGGCAGAGGGAAAACAATAA